The proteins below come from a single Streptomyces spongiicola genomic window:
- a CDS encoding histone-like nucleoid-structuring protein Lsr2, translating into MAQKVQVLLVDDLDGGEADETVTFALDGKTYEIDLTTANADRLRGLLEPYTKGGRRTGGRAAAGRGKGRAASSAGGKDTAEIRKWAKENGYSVNDRGRVPAEIREAYEKANG; encoded by the coding sequence GTGGCACAGAAGGTTCAGGTCCTTCTTGTCGATGACCTCGACGGCGGCGAGGCGGACGAGACGGTGACGTTCGCTCTGGACGGCAAGACCTACGAGATCGACCTCACCACCGCCAATGCGGACAGGCTCCGCGGTCTGCTGGAGCCGTACACCAAGGGCGGCCGGCGCACCGGCGGCCGCGCCGCGGCCGGCCGCGGAAAGGGTCGTGCCGCGAGTTCGGCGGGTGGCAAGGACACCGCCGAGATCCGGAAGTGGGCCAAGGAGAACGGCTACAGCGTCAATGACCGCGGCCGCGTTCCGGCCGAGATCCGCGAGGCCTACGAGAAGGCCAACGGCTGA
- a CDS encoding SCO3374 family protein — protein sequence MAFTLPVPRVPFDDGSARWYRNELGWAAAEGPPVRLTTGLRFDVLGLPADAGRALLRFGVRTGPVARAGDGVLLLVAAGTAEELPSLLDWLEWGGIRLELSALGRGGSVPAPAPPGRAAPAGAPPGAAVWLRPPKPGREVEPSLPAFGAPGRAGAGSGDDGGAPDLVRLVDAAANACHRARLMRTGAAGPHTRAQPLAFS from the coding sequence ATGGCCTTCACTCTCCCGGTGCCTCGTGTGCCGTTCGATGACGGCAGCGCGAGGTGGTACAGGAACGAGCTTGGCTGGGCCGCGGCCGAAGGGCCACCGGTACGGCTGACCACCGGGCTGCGCTTCGACGTGCTGGGGCTTCCGGCGGACGCCGGGAGGGCCCTGCTGCGGTTCGGCGTGCGCACCGGTCCGGTCGCGCGAGCGGGAGACGGCGTGCTGCTGCTGGTCGCGGCAGGCACCGCGGAGGAACTGCCGTCACTGCTCGACTGGCTGGAGTGGGGCGGGATCCGCCTGGAGCTGAGCGCCCTGGGGCGGGGCGGGTCCGTGCCCGCCCCGGCGCCCCCGGGGCGCGCCGCCCCGGCCGGGGCGCCGCCGGGGGCCGCCGTGTGGCTGCGGCCCCCGAAACCGGGGCGCGAGGTGGAACCGTCACTGCCGGCGTTCGGCGCCCCGGGGCGCGCCGGGGCCGGGTCCGGGGACGACGGGGGCGCCCCCGATCTGGTGCGGCTCGTGGACGCGGCGGCGAACGCCTGCCACCGGGCCCGCCTCATGCGCACGGGTGCGGCGGGGCCGCATACCCGGGCTCAGCCGTTGGCCTTCTCGTAG